The window TGTGCGGCTGGTAACCGTGCTGACCGATCTGAACCTGTCGGCGGGCAGCCCCTTCAAGGCCTCCCGTTGCGGACGCTGTACCGAATGCGTCGATGCCTGTCCAACCCGGGCCCTCACCGGCACAGCCTGGAAGGCCGGTTTGCCGCGAGGGGCGCTTCTGGACACCACCCGCTGCCGCGAAGCTGTGGAACGGGCGGGGCGGAGTCCCGTTCTACCGGTGTGTGGAGTCTGCGTAGGGGTTTGCCCTCAGGGCCACCGGGACCGGAATGCCACCTAGCTGTACCGCGATGTGATCCACTAATCCAGAATTCGCCGCTGGAATTCCTTAAACCCCAGTCGTTCGATGGTGGTTCCGAGCCGCTCGCCTTTCTTCCCCTTCATCCTATCGCTTCCGCTGGTCCAAGAGGGTCTTGACCGCACCGTACAGACCCCCCAGTACCAGTCCCACAAGTCCGTAGAAGATGACGGTTCGAAAAGGTTCGGCAACACCGTCCAGGCGCAGGGTTTGCTCAATGGTTTCACGCAACGGCCCGATCCCGGTCTGCGCATAGCACGGAGCAGCCGCAACGGCCGTCGCCGCCGCCACCACGAAAACAACCAACAGCAGGCGCCTGTACATTCCCACGTACCCCCCACCCTTTCCACACTGTACAACAAGCCTGATTCTTTCACTCAAGGCAACTTCGCCGGAACCTGCTAATTCCCTGCCGAAACCGCTATTCCATTGTCAGGGCGTGCACGTGCCAGGCGGCATCCTGCAAGGCCGCAATCATAAACCCCTTTCACCGCTGTGCAAAGCAGGCAAAAGAGGTAAAACCGTGGATCACCAGTGTTCTGTTGCTTGTGTGAACCGATGCCAAGGCGGTAGATCGTAGCCGAGTTTTATCCGAGGCCGCTACGGCTTAGCAGCGCTTCAAGGTTTTGTCGTGTTCGCCGCAGTTGCGGAGAATGATCAGGTCTCCCACCCAAGTGAAGGTGAGGCGCAGGCCCGCTGAGGCTCTGGCTTCCCAAACGTCTTTTGTGCCTTGGACTTTCTTGACCCGGATTGAAGGATGGTTGATGTCGGTGGACATCAGCCGCAGGGCCTTTTTTAGTGCTTGGCGCTTCTGCTCATCCAGCTTGAGGTAAGCCCTCTTGAACCGCTCGGTCCGTTCGAACCTCACGAGTCCAGATCCTCCAGCAGTTCATCTACGTTGGGGAAAGCCTTTGTTCTTCCGGTCTTGATGTCCGCCTGCGCCTGTCTCTCCGCTTCCTGCCATTCTGTAGTCCAGAACCAGGCTTGTTCCGCGGGAATCAGTTTCATCGGTACCAGCACGATTTTGCCGTCTTCAATCATTACCTGAAGCACGTCCCCGTCCTCAAGTGGAATCCGGCCCTTGACCAATCCCAGGCTGACCACACCCCGCTTCTGCACAAATACGTTACCCACGACTTCGCCCATGTTTATCCCTCCGGTCGTTTGACAGCATTACTGCGTTTCTGTATTGCTGCTTCGATTATAACCTGCTTTGCCAGCGGTGACAATAGGAAAAACGCCACGGCTAGTTATACCGTGGCGTCACCACTTCAGACTCACGCACCTCGGGTTTTCGGGAATTGGACTTATATTGAAAATTAGTGGTGCCGGAGGTGGGGGTCGAACCCACACGGGTGTAACACCCGAGGGATTTTAAGTCCCTTGCGTCTGCCTATTCCGCCACTCCGGCAAGCGACACAGAGGACGCACTAGCAAAGGTGCGCCGCATTTCAATTATACTACCCGGTACCGGCCCGGTCAATAAACCTGCTCCGGCGCGGCGGCCGCGCGGCCCTTTTCGGCTTCGGCAAACCTCCATCAGCAGGGCTTATTCATCCTCCCCGGCCGCAGCCGCCTCGTCCGATCCGCCGGCCGGGGCCAGGAGTTCCGGAGCCTGGACGGCACGGGCCGATTGTTCGACCGGGTTCAATTCACCCAGATCCACGCCTACGGAGGCCGCGTCCAGGTCTTTGAACCGGCGCGCGCTGACCAGCACCCGGGACTCTAACGAGCCTACCGTCTTGTTGTAGGCGTCCACGGCGTTCCCCAGGTTTTTGCCGAGCCTGGCCATGTGGCCGCCCATATCGGAAAGCCGTTTGTAAAGCTCGCGCCCCAGGTCGCTGATCTCCCTGGCGTTTTGGGCCAGCCGCTCCTGCCGCCAGCCGTAGGCCACCGCCCGCAGGAGCGCGATCAGGGTGGTCGGCGTCGCCGGAATCACGTGTTGCTCGACGCCGAACTCGATGAGCGCCGGGTCGTGCTGGAGCGCCGCGCTGAAAAACATCTCTCCGGGCAAAAAGAGCACCACGAATTCGGGTGCCGGCTGAAACTGGTCCCAGTAGGACTTCTTGCCGAGTTCGGCCATGTGTTTACGCACCAGGCGGGCATAGTTCTGGAGTCTCTCCCGGCGCACCCCGTCATCTTCCGCGCCGACGGCCTCCAGGTACTCGCCGAGGGGCGCCTTGGCGTCCACAACGATGTTTTTCCCGCCGGGCAGCCGGACCAGCAGGTCCGGACGCAGCCGGCCCTCGCCGGTATCCACGCTCTCCTGCTCGTAGAAATCGCAGTGCTCCAGCATCCCAGCCATTTCCACCACGCGCTTGAGCTGGATCTCGCCCCAGCGGCCGCGCGCCACGGGCGTGCGCAGGGCACGCACCAGGTTCGAGGTCTCCGAGCGCAGCTGGTGCTGGGTCTCAAGCAAGGAACGGACCTGCTCTTGCAGCGCCTCGTAGGCCCCCACCCGCGCCTTTTCCAACTGGCGTATTTCGGTGTCCACCTTGTCCAGGGATTCCCGAACGGGCTTAACCAGCTCATAGATCGCCTGCTGCCGTTTTTCCAGGTCTCCCCGGGCCGCTTCCTGGTACTTCTCCAGGGTGATCCGGGCCAGATCCAGAAAGGCCCGGCTATTACTGGTCAGCGCTTCGGCCGAGAGGGCCTTGAAGGCGTCCGTGAGCTTCTGCCGGGCCTCGTCCAGCAGGCGGAGCTTCTCCGCCGCGGCTTGGCGCTCCTTTTCCACGGTGGTCTCCAGTTCCGCCACCCGGGACCTGAGGTCGCTGATTGACTGGTTCGCCGCCGTGAGCCGGGCCTCCCGCGCCTCGATCTCGGCTTCCAAGGCCGGTATCCGCCGGGCCGACTCCTCAGCGGCTGCCCGCCGCGCCAACTCACCGGCTAATTCCTGTTGGAGTTGATCGAGACGCGCCTCCCGCTCGGCGGCCCCGGCGGCGAGTTCCGCGCTCCGCCGCTCCGCGACCTCCAGCCGGGCCGCCAGCACCGACCGCTCCGCTTCGCCGGCGGACCGGGCCTGCGCCGCGGCCGCGGCCGCCCGGTGGCGCAGCGCCAGCCAGGCGCCGGCCGCCCCGAGGGCCAGTCCGATCAACAAAAACAGAACAAAAAGCCCGGCCTCACCCATTGCTGTTCACCCGGCTCCTTAAAGAACTACTAGGGTCTCACGGGGCGGAGGGACTGACCGCACTCCGGGCAGTACCTGGCCTCCGGCTTCACCGGCCGCGAGCAGCCCGGGCAGACCGGGGTCGCGCCCTCCAACCGGGCACGGTGCGCCTCCAGTTCCCGGTCCAGGTCCTGGATCTCATTGCAGAGCTTCTCCATTTCGGCGTCCGCCACGTGCTCCCGGTTGTAGACCCGGTAGGTCAGTTCGCCTAGTTCGGTGAACTTCCTGATCTTTTCGGTTTCGAGCTTGGTGATCGCCGCCCGGGTCTGGGCCATCTCCAGAAGTCCGCTGGATTTCTCGGAGACGGTCTGGGTTCCCTTGCGCACCCGGTCCCAGATATTCATGGCCACCACTCCAGTTTAATCCTGCCTTACAAAGATAATATGGCTTCCGGCACTTGAACGTCAACGCCGGTACCGAAGAAGTCCGTGTCAAGACTTAGTAGGCGATCTCCCAGCCGATTTAATTTGAATTAGACCGTAGAC is drawn from Candidatus Desulforudis audaxviator MP104C and contains these coding sequences:
- the rmuC gene encoding DNA recombination protein RmuC → MGEAGLFVLFLLIGLALGAAGAWLALRHRAAAAAAQARSAGEAERSVLAARLEVAERRSAELAAGAAEREARLDQLQQELAGELARRAAAEESARRIPALEAEIEAREARLTAANQSISDLRSRVAELETTVEKERQAAAEKLRLLDEARQKLTDAFKALSAEALTSNSRAFLDLARITLEKYQEAARGDLEKRQQAIYELVKPVRESLDKVDTEIRQLEKARVGAYEALQEQVRSLLETQHQLRSETSNLVRALRTPVARGRWGEIQLKRVVEMAGMLEHCDFYEQESVDTGEGRLRPDLLVRLPGGKNIVVDAKAPLGEYLEAVGAEDDGVRRERLQNYARLVRKHMAELGKKSYWDQFQPAPEFVVLFLPGEMFFSAALQHDPALIEFGVEQHVIPATPTTLIALLRAVAYGWRQERLAQNAREISDLGRELYKRLSDMGGHMARLGKNLGNAVDAYNKTVGSLESRVLVSARRFKDLDAASVGVDLGELNPVEQSARAVQAPELLAPAGGSDEAAAAGEDE
- a CDS encoding zinc ribbon domain-containing protein, producing MNIWDRVRKGTQTVSEKSSGLLEMAQTRAAITKLETEKIRKFTELGELTYRVYNREHVADAEMEKLCNEIQDLDRELEAHRARLEGATPVCPGCSRPVKPEARYCPECGQSLRPVRP